In the Clavelina lepadiformis chromosome 8, kaClaLepa1.1, whole genome shotgun sequence genome, one interval contains:
- the LOC143468434 gene encoding CUB and sushi domain-containing protein 1-like isoform X9, with the protein MILPARRIIRCLGAILLLASMAKSDETDSSTPFCYQRTRIVDSNGIALIKEKERPCFPGWSCYMGTADLESTSGENVGQLLYDGCISPLVCQSSDCDVILGERGQGFNNGMRAVNCSITCCQGDFCNIDDEEDEDEEDEVEEDEDEEDEDKEDEDEEDEDKEDEDEEDDNEEDEDEEITSTQVLPVDIITNVSDSSSPEGGSTCYQILQVSTAEGVHITDDRSETNCFMQANCLLVEATSIVRIPGLPETTWKMKYGGCIPAEQCDQFDCKTVLGGQLDNIIQGVEIQNCTTSCCQGDLCNSDQGGSKEEEEEDDDDDEQDDDIENEYYVMVPENVENETDANQKVPETQAITFSTAESPEAVTPAGVPSSSPESVIPRGGSTCQQILHVSSGQGISLVDVRNETDCYLKSSCLLVKATMKVNLPGSGLQEVPWTMTYGGCAAFGQCNQLDCKGLLSQALQSVPYDTEIVDCKASCCEGDLCNGDESILEDGGSSTIVTSTSSTGIYPSLGTVDDIFTDVEATTGFPEIIDETMIVKVPAHESGDLCGNNITITPGQAANISTPNYPGHYYNNAYCEWTLHAPQDKLIRLQIIDFNLESCCDQVALMDPSTEEVLLETGGNDVLPGAVWFSASNKLLIRFKSDSSVTDTGFLLAYSAVDPSEQIETITATVSTTTSISNTEPALSCGFFANVTDVPQYFTSPYYPNNYPNNIRCEWAFYAPVGYRIRVHFMDIQTESCCDNIEVSEEESAIIIIDPSSLSDNTFISKSDILFVWFDTNGDTNFRGFNASFSIEETTQLPTTTTTATLTTQNTTTDPSEIPASTPTTATERTTISARLGECGFNANATSTSQDLYSPGFPEQYRSNLDCVWVLTSRPGYYVNFTISSFETESCCDYLNIYDGDQLLEKLQGIKEPTSFIGRSGSIQLTFRSDGSVTADGFQASFIETDQAPLTTRSEITNTRPETTSTSLQTTTTTSTERPCGFEAEATNVSQPIHSPGWPGYYPSNADCEWVLTARPGYQVQLELRSLSTEPCCDRLDITNNGDVQVLKGRDGTYPRRVLSTNRRLELRFYSDGSVQDPGFDATFIEVQVNLLTASPCGFETRATNVSQPLNSPGWPDNYDDSLECTWELTASYGKWIRLEFLNFDTESCCDRLTVSSRGTELGRYTGSSLPPVTTARNSLRLVFRSDGSVNRPGFQAVFQETDNGREGTAPCGFTDSATENPQSLNSPGFPSAYSSNLDCEWNLSAANGRRIVIEFTSFFTEECCDYLSALDENDIEIKRIRGENLTVAPILSTTSRLKLRFHSDGSVVKSGFTGTFRAVSSNFSVITPAPIITTEVPVAASTVVDKLLMLVGTAPCGFEARASNLTQPLNSPGWPHSYDDSLDCTWELNASDGKWIRVEFRSFDTETCCDSLTASSNGTNVGTYRGASVPRAIVVSSSLRLVFRSDGSVTRSGFQAVFFAVPSNFAEITTTSTTTEATTLTNTAAETRITGAPAPVSRASGGCGFDAVTTDVSQVISSPNYPNNYPHFAYCRWNLRAPTNDSRIRIEITNLDTESCCDYVEILEDGVRVSREAGTQINTPIYVSTSSRVLIRFLSDSSIRSRGFQLTYETAAPNMTSVSRTTQATAVLTRQATAVISDKAPTATEATNVTTTAAENRITGAPAPVSGAFGGCGFDAVTTNVSQVISSPNYPNNYPHFAYCRWNLRAPTNDSRIRIEITNLDTESCCDYVEILEDGVRVSIEAGTQINTPIYVSTSSRVLIRFLSDPSIRSRGFQLTYETAAPNMTSVSRTTQATTVLTRQATAVISEKAPNATEATTLTTTATENRITETTASVSGASGSCGFSAVASIIPRIFTSPGWPNGYDNYNECTWNISAPAGNHILFNFTTFQTESCCDYLEFTEDLYALTSHRLKGSLGTNFYETSSNGVLVHFRSDGSLTFRGFRGYFVAVSPSEVRIPSNQTTVAPARATTEEIFDGLNCATTLFAAQDPQYAESPGYPVGYEINTDCSWTIYTPQSDQRILISFVDLDLACCNDIVQIFDGNQPVGMPLNAQYLASRDQSAHESYVSHSDNVRIRLRTFGPRTSTGFRLQFQLANITQVTLPCGSDTYLAQPVMMQSPNYPDNYPDGQRCQWTLDAPFGMRVVLNISYLRLESCCDYLELFDGSDSRPIAKLGQRNIIESKLFRSSTNLMTVLFYSDNSVNYRGFLAAAYPENMQELDSDACGFTYVATSKEVRFSTPNYPNEYPGDSSCVWLLTSPYPGGQVELEIDDFRTEACCDHLTIYDGKNSSAAEITTIEGQEDDHERSFVSTSGSLYLKFTSDTSQNYRGFSAVFKLVERISNRTTPLPWPTVVATSISNTTAGEKRCFTGLKFSAGFGIQQNSQILSPCPVGSSCVDVRGRASSILSATSVSLAYGMCVPNIACVSLTCEEIQRQIPSSAAGNLDDCSVRCCEEDLCNDPDVDPVSPSSSPETLTVSTSATSSNSSASGDKRCYNGVSVTALGVNQNLQNVTDCPSGSSCVDMRGAVSNPFVASSVKMAVGLCLPTIACPTLTCEEIQRQIPSSAGVDLDDCSVRCCEEDLCNDPDVDPVSPSSSPETLTVSTSATSSNSSASGDKRCYNGVSVTALGVSQNLQNVTDCPSGSSCVDMRGAVSNPFVASSVKMAVGLCLPTIACPTLTCEEIQRQIPSSAAVSLDDCSVRCCEEDLCNDPDVDPMLVASITTPVSDDTRSNASKSDCDDSDDVALLPGCSYKEMYNQLWLCSTLFFNSYPYSDLTECSTNLQLQDSCSAGVITKCLRGNKPTIVSSLPAVDDIFLEQMRANFGNISQFIPMSFELLCEKDVNVLSQLTGGISGAMLDLQQLDSPICDSERLQSSYSKYVDQLRRFVHADDSIEFCSLYDELFRTGLQLFEVCDFAELLSSTLGSNNLLANNFRKIITLIPDLIKHSFIPKCLALETIEELRPSRPSIAVPINKTSPDENGCSSYFMDLMFLIDGSGSIRLGEFPQVLEFVKQVAASLDLFYNRVGVMQYSHYYNNRPPSQQPFMETEIELGHCKNRICFERAVDQIQHHGYTTFTAHAIQKAVEIDLANSDRFNDSCTRKVIVVITDGRSTDYESLQRVCDEAREKGVILIPVGVRGFVAQELEVIGGNERIHTANDFFDLVSIVPVVRDELANLLSDGSVLLASAP; encoded by the exons ATGATACTTCCCGCGAGACGTATCATAAGATGTCTCGGGGCAATTCTTCTGCTTGCGTCCATGGCGAAAAGCGATGAGACCG ACAGTTCTACCCCTTTCTGTTACCAACGAACCCGCATCGTCGACAGCAATGGCATAGctttaataaaagaaaaggAACGTCCATGTTTTCCCGGCTGGAGCTGCTACATGGGCACAGCTGACTTGGAGTCAA CATCTGGCGAGAACGTTGGTCAGTTGTTGTACGATGGTTGCATATCTCCACTTGTTTGCCAGTCCAGCGACTGCGACGTCATCTTAGGGGAAAGAGGGCAAGGATTCAACAATGGCATGAGAGCTGTTAACTGCTCGATAACCTGCTGCCAGGGAGACTTTTGCAATATTGATGACGAAGAAGATGAGGATGAAGAAGATGAGGTTGAAGAAGATGAGGATGAAGAAGATGAGGATAAAGAAGATGAGGATGAAGAAGATGAGGATAAAGAAGATGAggatgaagaagatgacaacGAAGAAGATGAAGATGAAGAAATCACAAGCACACAAGTGTTACCGGTCGACATAATCACTAATGTGTCGGATTCCTCTTCACCAGAAG GTGGTTCCACTTGTTACCAGATACTTCAGGTTAGCACGGCAGAAGGCGTGCATATTACCGATGACAGAAGCGAAACCAACTGTTTTATGCAAGCTAATTGCCTTTTAGTAGAAGCTACATCTATTGTCCGTATTCCAG GTTTACCAGAAACCACCTGGAAAATGAAATACGGCGGCTGCATACCAGCAGAACAATGCGACCAGTTTGACTGTAAAACAGTGTTGGGAGGGCAATTGGACAATATAATCCAAGGGGTGGAAATACAGAATTGCACGACTTCCTGTTGTCAAGGAGACCTGTGCAACAGTGATCAAGGAGGGtcaaaagaagaagaagaagaagacgatgatgatgatgagCAGGATGATGATATTGAAAACGAATATTACGTGATGGTTCCTGAAAATGTGGAAAATGAAACTGATGCGAACCAAAAGGTTCCCGAAACTCAAGCGATAACTTTCTCAACAGCAGAATCTCCAGAGGCAGTCACTCCAG CTGGTGTGCCTTCTTCGTCTCCGGAGTCTGTGATTCCTCGAG GTGGTTCTACTTGTCAACAAATTCTCCATGTTAGCAGTGGACAAGGCATTTCTCTTGTCGATGTAAGAAACGAGACAGACTGTTATCTGAAATCTAGTTGCCTGTTGGTGAAAGCTACTATGAAGGTCAATCTTCCTGGCTCAG GCTTACAGGAAGTGCCTTGGACAATGACGTACGGTGGGTGTGCTGCATTTGGTCAATGCAACCAGCTTGACTGTAAAGGATTGCTGTCACAAGCTCTTCAAAGCGTTCCTTACGATACTGAAATCGTTGACTGCAAAGCCTCATGTTGTGAAGGAGATCTGTGCAATGGTGATGAAAGCATATTGGAAGATGGAGGTTCTTCAACGATTGTAACATCGACTTCCTCTACAG GTATATATCCTTCCCTCGGTACGGTCGATGATATCTTCACTGACGTTGAAG CAACCACCGGATTTCCGG AAATCATCGACGAGACAATGATTGTTAAAG TTCCAGCTCATGAAAGTGGAGACCTATGtggaaacaatataactaTTACGCCTGGCCAAGCTGCTAACATCTCAACGCCCAACTATCCTGGCCATTATTATAACAATGCGTATTGTGAGTGGACCTTGCATGCACCTCAAGACAAGCTCATTCGTCTCCAAATCATAGATTTCAATTTGGAGTCGTGTTGTGATCAAGTAGCT TTAATGGATCCATCAACAGAAGAAGTTCTGCTTGAAACTGGCGGAAATGACGTTTTACCTGGAGCGGTATGGTTTTCTGCCAGCAATAAACTCCTAATTCGGTTTAAGAGCGACAGTTCTGTTACTGATACTGGATTTCTCTTGGCATACTCAGCAGTCG ATCCGTCTGAACAAATAGAAACAATTACAGCAACAGTGTCCACAACTACTAGCATATCTAACACGGAACCAGCTT TGTCATGCGGATTTTTTGCCAACGTCACAGACGTCCCTCAGTACTTCACTTCACCTTACTATCCTAACAATTACCCCAACAATATTAGATGTGAGTGGGCGTTTTACGCACCCGTTGGGTATCGAATTAGGGTACATTTTATGGATATTCAAACAGAAAGCTGCTGCGATAATATTGAG GTATCCGAAGAAGAGAGTGCCATAATTATTATCGATCCTTCGTCGTTATCGGACAACACTTTCATATCAAAATCAGACATActttttgtttggtttgatACCAATGGCGATACTAATTTCCGGGGATTCAATGCTTCCTTTTCCATTGAAG AAACTACTCAGCTACCGACAACCACCACGACTGCGACACTCACCACGCAAAACACCACCACAG ACCCAAGCGAAATCCCTGCTTCGACTCCAACAACCGCAACAGAACGTACAACAATATCTGCTCGATTAG GTGAATGTGGGTTTAACGCGAATGCGACGAGCACCTCTCAAGACCTTTATTCACCCGGATTTCCGGAACAATATCGCTCAAATCTGGATTGTGTCTGGGTGTTGACCTCTCGTCCCGGATATTACGTTAATTTTACCATCAGCAGCTTTGAAACGGAAAGTTGTTGCGATTACTTGAAT ATATATGATGGAGATCAACTTTTGGAAAAGTTGCAAGGAATAAAAGAGCCAACATCCTTCATTGGCAGGAGTGGATCCATCCAGTTAACATTCCGCTCTGATGGCTCTGTGACAGCTGATGGATTTCAAGCATCATTTATTG AAACAGATCAAGCTCCTCTTACTACGAGGTCAGAAATCACAAACACCAGACCAGAAACTACAAGCACAAGTCTACAAACCACAACTACAA ctAGTACTGAAAGAC CATGTGGCTTTGAGGCAGAAGCAACCAATGTTTCACAACCCATACATTCACCGGGTTGGCCGGGATACTACCCAAGCAATGCCGATTGCGAGTGGGTATTGACCGCTAGACCAGGCTACCAAGTTCAGTTGGAGCTTCGTTCCTTGTCGACTGAACCTTGCTGTGACAGATTGGAT ATAACAAATAACGGAGATGTCCAAGTGCTCAAAGGAAGAGACGGCACATATCCAAGAAGGGTATTATCCACCAACCGCCGACTTGAACTTCGTTTTTATTCAGATGGTTCGGTGCAAGACCCTGGTTTCGACGcgactttcattg AGGTTCAAGTAAATCTCTTGACGGCAT CACCATGCGGATTTGAGACAAGAGCTACCAACGTGTCGCAACCTCTCAATTCTCCTGGATGGCCGGACAATTATGACGATTCTCTCGAATGTACATGGGAATTAACCGCTTCATACGGAAAGTGGATTCGCCTCGAATTTCTTAACTTTGACACTGAAAGTTGTTGCGACAGATTAACG GTCTCTTCACGCGGCACAGAGTTAGGAAGATACACAGGTTCATCTCTTCCGCCGGTCACTACAGCCCGCAACTCTCTACGACTTGTGTTTAGAAGCGATGGCTCTGTTAATCGACCTGGCTTCCAAGCCGTGTTTCAAG AAACCGATAACGGCCGGGAAGGAACTG ctCCATGTGGATTTACTGATTCCGCCACGGAAAACCCTCAATCTCTTAACTCACCTGGATTTCCAAGTGCATATAGTTCTAATCTGGATTGTGAATGGAACCTCAGTGCAGCTAATGGCCGTAGAATAGTAATTGAATTCACAAGTTTTTTCACAGAGGAATGCTGCGATTATTTATCA GCATTGGATGAAAATGATATTGAGATAAAACGAATTCGAGGTGAAAATCTTACAGTCGCACCGATTTTATCAACAACTTCGAGGCTGAAGCTTCGTTTTCATTCTGACGGATCGGTTGTAAAAAGTGGTTTTACAGGAACCTTTAGAG CGGTTTCGTCCAACTTTTCTGTAATAACTCCAG CGCCCATCATTACTACTGAAGTACCAGTTGCAGCAAGTACAGTTGTTG ACAAGCTTTTAATGTTGGTTGGGACAGCACCATGCGGATTCGAAGCAAGAGCTTCCAACTTAACACAACCTCTTAATTCTCCTGGTTGGCCACATAGCTATGACGACTCTCTTGATTGTACGTGGGAATTAAACGCTTCAGACGGAAAATGGATCCGCGTCGAATTTCGTAGCTTTGACACCGAAACCTGTTGTGATTCTTTAACA GCATCTTCTAATGGCACAAATGTTGGAACATACAGAGGCGCATCTGTTCCCCGAGCCATCGTTGTTTCAAGCTCGTTGCGACTTGTATTTAGAAGTGATGGCTCCGTTACTAGATCTGGATTTCAAGCCGTCTTTTTTG CGGTCCCCTCcaattttgctgaaataaCTACAA CATCCACCACCACTGAAGCAACGACTCTGACAAATACGGCCGCTG AAACCCGCATTACTGGAGCACCGGCTCCAGTCTCTAGGGCTTCTG GTGGTTGCGGATTTGATGCTGTTACAACTGATGTTTCACAAGTCATTAGTTCTCCCAACTATCCAAATAATTATCCTCATTTCGCATACTGCCGGTGGAACTTACGAGCGCCTACCAACGACTCGCGTATAAGAATCGAAATAACTAACTTGGATACGGAAAGTTGCTGTGATTATGTGGAG ATATTAGAAGACGGAGTTAGAGTAAGCAGAGAAGCAGGTACCCAGATTAATACACCGATATATGTGAGTACGAGCTCGAGGGTCCTAATTCGCTTTCTCTCCGATTCAAGCATACGATCGCGGGGATTTCAATTAACATACGAAACTGCTG CGCCTAATATGACGTCTGTGTCACGGACGACCCAGGCAACAGCCGTTTTAACAAGGCAAGCAACAGCAGTCATTTCAGATAAAG CACCCACCGCCACTGAAGCAACGAATGTCACAACTACCGCCGCTG AAAACCGCATTACTGGAGCACCGGCTCCGGTCTCTGGGGCTTTTG GTGGTTGCGGATTTGATGCTGTTACAACTAATGTTTCACAAGTCATTAGTTCTCCCAACTATCCAAATAATTATCCTCATTTCGCATACTGCCGGTGGAACTTACGAGCGCCTACCAACGACTCGCGTATAAGAATCGAAATAACTAACTTGGATACGGAAAGTTGCTGTGATTATGTCGAG ATATTAGAAGACGGAGTTAGAGTAAGCATAGAAGCAGGTACCCAGATTAATACACCGATATATGTGAGCACGAGCTCGAGGGTCCTAATTCGCTTTCTGTCCGATCCAAGCATACGATCGCGGGGATTTCAATTAACATACGAAACTGCTG CGCCTAATATGACGTCTGTATCACGGACGACCCAGGCAACAACCGTTTTAACAAGGCAAGCAACAGCAGTCATTTCAGAAAAAG CACCCAACGCCACTGAAGCAACGACTCTGACAACTACGGCCACTG AAAACCGCATTACTGAAACAACGGCTTCGGTCTCTGGGGCTTCTG GTTCATGTGGATTTTCTGCTGTTGCTTCGATTATTCCGCGTATTTTCACATCGCCTGGATGGCCTAATGGCTATGACAACTATAACGAGTGCACGTGGAATATATCAGCACCAGCAGGAAACCATATTCTATTCAACTTTACGACTTTTCAAACAGAAAGCTGCTGCGATTACCTCGAG TTCACTGAAGATTTGTATGCATTGACGTCACACCGTTTAAAAGGGAGTCTTGGCACTAATTTTTACGAAACATCATCAAATGGAGTACTTGTACATTTTCGTTCAGATGGCAGCTTGACATTTCGTGGATTCCGGGGATACTTTGTTGCCG TATCACCATCCGAAGTGCGCATCCCGTCAAATCAAACCACAGTAGCACCAGCTCGAGCTACAACTGAAGAAATATTTG ATGGCCTCAATTGCGCGACAACGTTGTTTGCCGCTCAAGATCCCCAGTATGCCGAATCTCCAGGATACCCAGTTGGTTACGAAATTAACACAGATTGCTCTTGGACAATTTACACGCCTCAATCCGACCAGCGAATACTCATTTCATTCGTAGATCTCGACTTGGCTTGCTGCAACGATATTGTTCAG ATTTTCGACGGAAACCAACCGGTCGGGATGCCACTTAATGCACAGTACCTTGCCTCACGTGATCAATCCGCGCATGAATCCTATGTGTCTCATTCCGATAACGTAAGAATTCGACTTAGAACCTTCGGACCTCGCACATCTACTGGCTTCCGTTTACAGTTCCAGTTAG CTAACATTACCCAAGTCACTCTACCTTGCGGTTCGGATACCTATCTTGCCCAACCGGTCATGATGCAGTCTCCAAATTACCCTGACAATTATCCAGATGGCCAGAGGTGTCAATGGACACTGGACGCTCCATTTGGTATGCGAGTAGTCCTCAACATAAGCTACCTTAGATTGGAGTCATGCTGTGATTACCTGGAG TTGTTCGATGGTTCGGACTCACGACCCATAGCGAAACTTGGCCAGAGAAATATCATTGAAAGCAAGCTCTTCAGATCTTCGACCAACCTGATgactgttttgttttactcGGATAATTCCGTCAACTACCGTGGTTTTCTTGCCGCCGCATACCCGGAAAACA TGCAAGAACTTGACTCTGATGCTTGTGGATTTACGTACGTTGCCACAAGTAAAGAAGTCAGATTTAGTACACCCAATTATCCCAACGAATATCCTGGCGATTCCAGCTGTGTGTGGCTACTCACTTCCCCTTATCCTGGCGGTCAGGTGGAGCTAGAAATCGACGACTTCCGCACAGAGGCGTGCTGCGACCACCTTACG ATATATGATGGAAAAAATAGTTCTGCCGCTGAAATAACCACAATTGAAGGACAAGAAGATGATCATGAACGTAGTTTTGTGTCTACTTCGGGGTCTCTTTACTTGAAGTTCACTTCCGACACCAGTCAGAATTACAGAGGTTTTAGCGCCGTGTTTAAACTAG TCGAAAGAATATCGAACCGTACTACACCGCTTCCTTGGCCAACAG TTGTAGCCACGTCCATCAGCAATACAACCGCTGGGGAGAAGCGATGTTTTACAGGGTTGAAGTTTTCCGCGGGCTTTGGAATACAGCAAAACTCGCAGATCCTGTCCCCGTGTCCAGTAGGGTCGTCTTGTGTTGATGTGAGAGGTCGTGCTTCCAGTATCCTTAGTGCAACGTCAG TAAGCCTGGCATACGGGATGTGTGTACCCAACATCGCTTGCGTCAGCTTGACGTGCGAAGAGATCCAAAGACAAATTCCCTCGTCTGCTGCAGGCAATTTAGATGATTGCAGTGTACGTTGCTGTGAGGAGGATCTATGCAATGATCCGGATGTTGATCCTGTGTCGCCCTCCAGTTCTCCAGAAACCTTAACCGTTTCAACCTCAG CTACTTCAAGCAACAGCTCGGCCTCTGGTGACAAGCGGTGTTATAACGGAGTAAGTGTAACTGCGCTCGGGGTAAATCAGAACTTACAGAATGTTACCGATTGCCCATCGGGGTCGTCCTGTGTTGACATGAGAGGCGCTGTATCCAATCCTTTTGTTGCCAGTTCAG TGAAAATGGCGGTCGGACTGTGCTTGCCAACCATTGCATGCCCAACTTTAACATGCGAAGAAATCCAAAGACAGATTCCCTCGTCTGCTGGAGTCGATTTAGATGATTGCAGTGTACGTTGTTGCGAGGAGGATCTATGCAATGATCCTGATGTTGATCCTGTGTCGCCCTCCAGTTCTCCAGAAACCTTAACCGTTTCAACCTCAG CTACTTCAAGCAACAGCTCGGCCTCTGGTGACAAGCGGTGTTATAACGGAGTAAGTGTAACTGCGCTCGGGGTAAGTCAGAACTTACAGAATGTTACCGATTGCCCATCGGGGTCGTCCTGTGTTGACATGAGAGGCGCTGTATCCAATCCTTTTGTTGCCAGTTCAG TGAAAATGGCGGTCGGACTGTGCCTGCCAACCATTGCATGCCCAACTTTAACATGCGAAGAAATCCAAAGACAGATTCCCTCGTCTGCTGCAGTCAGTTTAGATGATTGCAGTGTACGTTGCTGTGAGGAGGATCTATGCAATGATCCGGATGTTGATCCTATGTTAGTTGCATCGATAACAACTCCCG TGTCTGATGACACCAGATCGAATGCGAGTAAGAGCGATTGTGACGACAGTGATGACGTTGCTTTATTACCGGGATGCTCTTACAAAGAAATGTACAACCAACTCTGGCTTTGCAGCACTCTCTTCTTTAACAGCTATCCGTATTCAGATTTGACCGAATGCAG CACAAATCTTCAACTTCAAGACAGTTGTTCGGCAGGTGTCATAACCAAATGTTTGAGAGGAAATAAACCAACGATCGTGTCATCCTTGCCTGCTGTTGATGATATCTTTTTG GAGCAGATGCGAGCAAATTTTGGAAACATTTCACAGTTTATCCCAATGTCATTCGAGCTTCTATGTGAGAAAGATGTCAATGTTTTATCGCAACTGACCGGTGGTATTTCTGGTGCCATGTTGGATTTGCAACAACTGGACAGTCCAATTTGTGACAGTGAACGATTGCAATCGAGTTATAGCAAATATGTTGACCAACTTCGTCGTTTTGTTCATGCCGATGATTCGATAGAGTTTTGCAG TTTATACGACGAACTGTTTCGGACCGGATTACAACTTTTCGAAGTCTGTGACTTCGCTGAATTGTTGTCCTCGACTTTGGGATCAAATAATCTGCTGGCAAataatttcagaaaaattatCACTCTGATACCGGACCTAATAAAACATTCGTTTATACCGAAATGCCTTG CATTGGAGACGATCGAAGAACTGCGACCATCTC gcCCAAGTATTGCAGTTCCGATAAACAAGACATCACCCGACGAAAATG gatgTAGTTCATATTTTATGGATCTCATGTTTTTGATTGATGGTTCGGGATCAATCCGCCTCGGGGAATTTCCACAAGTGCTAGAGTTTGTCAAACAAGTTGCTGCTTCTCTTGATCTCTTCTATAACCGAGTTGGCGTGATGCAATATTCTCATTACTACAACAATAG GCCTCCTTCTCAACAGCCTTTTATGGAAACGGAGATTGAACTCGGACATTGCAAAAATCGCATTTGCTTTGAG CGCGCTGTAGATCAGATTCAGCATCACGGCTACACAACTTTCACTGCTCACGCGATCCAGAAAGCGGTCGAAATTGATCTTGCTAATTCCGATCGTTTCAATGACAGCTGTACCAGGAAGGTTATTGTGGTAATAACAGATGGCCG ATCAACGGATTACGAATCTTTGCAACGCGTTTGTGATGAAGCCCGGGAGAAAGGAGTCATTTTAATTCCAGTCGGAGTGAGAGGTTTTGTCGCCCAGGAGCTGGAG gtAATTGGCGGCAATGAAAGAATCCACACCGCCAATGATTTCTTCGATCTTGTCAGCATTGTACCGGTTGTTCGCGACGAATTGGCAAACCTATTATCTG ATGGAAGCGTGTTGTTGGCAAGCGCACCCTAA